The following are from one region of the Apium graveolens cultivar Ventura unplaced genomic scaffold, ASM990537v1 ctg7002, whole genome shotgun sequence genome:
- the LOC141703710 gene encoding sorting nexin 2A-like produces MYSNGGSGVNGHDLFATSTSHSGAKYVRITVSDSQKEQDVSNGKLPLVRTTDVASRMLDGAVKLPWQLFGRESLQGSALDVNEVALPTKGGRDLLRIFKELKQSVTNDWGAVKPPVVEEDKEFFKRKGKLQDFENQIDIASQQVYEIKAQQEIGETMGQLGLAFVKLTKFEADQAMFNSQRVRSADMKNVATAAVNTNRLYRELNAQTVKHLDKLHDYLGVMLAINNAFSDRANALLTVQTLLSELASLNVRIEKLEAASSKIFCGKSSRIRKIDELKETVRVTEEAKTCAVKEYERIKCLPITIDVGTNNQKLLDDEFIIGLKQKRQLGSFQGQSDNYHELIGIPHHTECLAPDEVAMLVTSLKALSGAVFYIDSDHHKMLLSFISGMSLWNYGPYVMDVLVELAAVSGKYLHLCLDMLVRNFVRPLSFLRLLQYPRVHAALKEIADLVPLAPLRFEKVIKERMPHRSSKQPWI; encoded by the exons ATGT ATAGCAACGGAGGAAGTGGAGTCAACGGTCATGATTTGTTCGCAACTTCGACTTCACATTCCGGAGCGAAGTATGTGCGAATCACGGTTTCGGATTCTCAGAAGGAGCAAGACGTGTCGAATGGGAAGTTGCCGTTGGTGAGGACCACGGATGTGGCGTCGAGAATGTTAGATGGGGCGGTGAAGTTGCCTTGGCAGTTGTTTGGGAGGGAGAGTTTGCAAGGGAGTGCATTGGATGTGAATGAGGTTGCGTTGCCTACGAAAGGAGGGAGGGATTTGTTGAGGATTTTTAAGGAGTTGAAGCAGTCGGTTACGAATGATTGGGGTGCGGTTAAGCCACCGGTTGTAGAGGAAGATAAGGAATTTTTCAAGAGGAAGGGTAAGTTGCAGGATTTCGAGAATCAGATTGATATTGCTTCTCAGCAGGTCT ATGAAATTAAAGCTCAGCAAGAAATTGGGGAGACGATGGGGCAACTGGGGTTGGCTTTTGTCAAGCTAACGAAGTTTGAGGCAGATCAGGCAATGTTCAACTCTCAAAGGGTGAGATCTGCAGACATGAAAAATGTGGc TACTGCTGCTGTCAATACTAACAGACTCTATCGGGAGTTGAATGCACAAACTGTCAAGCATCTG GATAAGCTTCATGACTATCTTGGGGTGATGTTGGCAATTAACAATGCATTTTCTGACCGCGCGAATGCTTTGTTGACGGTGCAAACTCTTTTATCCGAATTGGCCTCCTTGAATGTAAGGATTGAAAAGCTTGAAGCTGCTTCATCAAAGATTTTTTGTGGTAAAAGTTCTAGAATTCGCAAAATAGATGAGTTGAAAGAAACTGTAAGAGTAACAGAGGAAGCTAAAACCTGTGCAGTCAAAGAATATGAACGGATCAAG TGCTTGCCTATTACCATCGACGTTGGCACAAATAACCAAAAGTTGCTGGATGATGAGTTCATTATTGGGCTCAAACAAAAGAGGCAACTGGGCAG TTTTCAGGGTCAATCTGACAATTATCACGAGTTGATCGGGATTCCGCACCATACTGAATGCCTAGCACCAGATGAAGTGGCCATGCTTGTG ACAAGTTTGAAAGCCCTGTCTGGAGCAGTTTTTTACATAGATTCTGATCACCACAAAATGCTTCTTTCTTTT ATAAGTGGCATGAGTTTGTGGAACTATGGTCCATATGTGATGGATGTATTGGTTGAGTTG GCTGCAGTGAGCGGAAAATACCTCCATCTATGCTTGGATATGCTTGTAAGAAATTTTGTGCGGCCTTTATCTTTCCTTAGGCTATTACAGTATCCACGTGTGCATGCTGCTTTAAAGGAAATTGCTGATTTAGTTCCCCTCGCACCACTGAGATTTGAAAAAGTAATCAAGGAGAGGATGCCCCACAGATCCTCAAAGCAACCTTGGATT